From the genome of Novosphingobium sp. TH158, one region includes:
- a CDS encoding class I adenylate-forming enzyme family protein, whose translation MNISLILEMAAEAAPDRVALVCDGKRWTYADLLAAARGAFELIQESGAEYVALLDESSEAAVIALFGAALAGVPYCPLNYRLADEDLAALLGRIAPALVVGDEERVDRIAGDQGHTVFSRELFSLKAQETVPADDAREFDPGEGVAVQLFTSGTTAAPKAAILRHSNLLGYILGTVEFASAEESDAALVVVPPYHIAGISALMSSIYSNRRIVMLPSFSPEAWLKLVEQEQVTNAFVVPTMLGRIIDAFEKAPGTNVASLRAIAYGGGKMPLEVITKALERFPDAGFTNAYGLTETSSTIALLGPDDHRAALASDDPKIRARLTSLGQPLPTVEIEIRDEDGKALGPGEAGEIFVRGDQVSGEYKEKSALVEGGWFPTRDAGFIDEDGYLFLSGRADDVIVRGGENMSPGEIEDVLLTHPAIADACACAVPSVEWGEAVGVAVVTREGHQQPEESELKELIRGRLRSSRVPEKVAFVAELPYNEMGKLLRREVKKILAD comes from the coding sequence ATGAACATCTCGCTGATCCTCGAAATGGCGGCAGAAGCCGCCCCCGATCGCGTTGCGCTGGTTTGCGATGGCAAGCGCTGGACCTATGCCGACCTGCTGGCTGCCGCGCGCGGCGCGTTCGAGCTGATCCAGGAATCGGGCGCGGAATATGTCGCCCTGCTTGATGAAAGCAGCGAGGCTGCGGTGATCGCGCTGTTCGGCGCGGCGCTTGCCGGCGTGCCCTATTGCCCGCTCAACTACCGCCTGGCGGACGAGGATCTGGCTGCCCTGCTCGGCCGCATTGCCCCGGCCCTGGTGGTCGGCGATGAAGAGCGCGTTGACCGCATTGCCGGGGATCAGGGACACACGGTGTTCAGCCGCGAGCTCTTCAGCCTCAAGGCGCAGGAAACCGTGCCGGCTGACGATGCGCGCGAGTTTGATCCGGGCGAAGGCGTAGCGGTGCAGTTGTTCACCAGCGGCACGACTGCGGCGCCCAAGGCGGCGATCCTGCGCCATTCGAACCTGCTGGGCTATATCCTTGGCACGGTCGAATTCGCATCGGCCGAGGAAAGCGACGCCGCGCTGGTCGTGGTCCCACCCTATCACATCGCCGGCATTTCGGCGCTGATGAGCTCAATCTACTCGAACCGCCGCATCGTCATGCTGCCCAGCTTCTCGCCGGAAGCCTGGCTGAAGCTGGTCGAGCAGGAGCAGGTCACCAACGCGTTCGTCGTGCCGACCATGCTGGGCCGCATCATCGACGCGTTCGAGAAGGCACCCGGCACCAACGTCGCCTCGCTGCGCGCCATCGCCTATGGCGGCGGCAAGATGCCGCTGGAAGTCATCACCAAGGCCCTGGAACGCTTCCCGGATGCCGGCTTTACCAACGCCTATGGCCTGACCGAGACCAGCAGCACCATTGCGCTTTTGGGACCGGACGACCACCGCGCTGCACTGGCTTCGGACGATCCGAAGATCCGCGCGCGCCTCACCTCGCTGGGCCAGCCGCTGCCGACCGTGGAGATCGAGATCCGCGACGAAGACGGCAAGGCGCTGGGCCCGGGCGAAGCCGGCGAAATCTTTGTTCGCGGTGACCAGGTCTCCGGCGAATACAAGGAAAAGAGCGCACTGGTAGAAGGCGGCTGGTTCCCCACCCGCGACGCTGGTTTCATCGACGAGGACGGCTATCTCTTCCTCTCGGGCCGCGCCGATGACGTGATCGTGCGCGGCGGCGAGAACATGAGCCCCGGCGAGATCGAGGACGTGCTGCTTACCCATCCCGCCATCGCCGATGCCTGCGCCTGCGCGGTGCCTTCGGTCGAATGGGGCGAAGCGGTTGGCGTTGCCGTTGTCACCCGCGAAGGCCACCAGCAGCCCGAGGAAAGCGAGCTCAAGGAATTGATCCGCGGTCGCCTGCGTTCGAGCCGCGTCCCCGAAAAGGTCGCCTTCGTGGCAGAGCTGCCCTACAACGAAATGGGCAAGTTGCTGCGCCGCGAGGTCAAGAAGATCCTTGCCGACTGA
- a CDS encoding CoA transferase, producing MPTDTSAGLAIPLTRWADGRLGELAASTGSAAIAKLRGRTLVGERAQINAFRIPGRRSAGGGSQLIAAQGGWVAINLSRSDDRDLLPALFETQMLDCNDLGEVVELAFARSASDLVARGREMGMAIAWDQEVPASPAMETLAETAIAPAQSDRPLVVDLSALWAGPLCGHLLHLAGAQVVKVESEKRPDAMRDGDPGLFHLLNGGKDNVAIDISSRDGLAALHSLLERADMVIEAARPRALRQLGIDADALVRTQPGKVWLTITGHGTRGAAADWIGFGDDCAVAGGLSSALFEASGAMGFVGDAIADPLTGITAAAAGWQAWRSGRGGRMVFSMSGIVRDAIAAERAADRNRFFRELNDWAAAHGRRFPAVGERVPAGPLRDIGADNAAWLPC from the coding sequence TTGCCGACTGACACGTCAGCCGGGCTGGCCATTCCGCTCACCCGCTGGGCGGATGGCAGGCTTGGAGAACTCGCCGCTTCGACGGGATCCGCCGCGATTGCAAAGCTTCGCGGCAGGACCTTGGTGGGTGAACGCGCGCAGATCAACGCCTTCAGGATACCGGGTCGCCGCTCGGCAGGCGGTGGCAGCCAGCTGATAGCCGCACAGGGCGGCTGGGTGGCGATCAACCTGTCGCGCAGCGATGACCGGGACCTGCTGCCCGCGCTGTTCGAAACACAAATGCTGGACTGCAACGACCTTGGCGAGGTCGTCGAACTGGCCTTTGCCCGCAGCGCCAGCGATCTTGTCGCGCGGGGCCGGGAAATGGGCATGGCGATTGCCTGGGACCAAGAGGTGCCTGCCAGCCCCGCGATGGAAACCTTGGCAGAAACAGCAATCGCCCCGGCGCAAAGTGACCGGCCGCTGGTTGTCGATCTATCCGCGTTGTGGGCCGGCCCGCTATGCGGCCACCTGCTGCACCTGGCTGGCGCGCAGGTGGTCAAGGTGGAGAGCGAAAAGCGTCCCGATGCCATGCGGGATGGCGATCCGGGGCTGTTTCACCTGCTGAACGGCGGCAAGGACAATGTCGCGATCGACATTTCAAGCCGCGATGGCCTGGCCGCACTTCATAGCTTGCTGGAGAGGGCAGACATGGTGATCGAGGCCGCCCGCCCCCGCGCCTTGCGCCAGCTGGGCATCGATGCGGACGCACTGGTCCGCACCCAACCGGGCAAGGTCTGGCTGACAATTACGGGACACGGCACGCGCGGCGCTGCCGCAGACTGGATTGGCTTCGGCGACGATTGCGCCGTTGCGGGGGGGCTTTCGTCCGCGCTGTTCGAAGCGAGCGGGGCGATGGGCTTCGTCGGCGACGCCATTGCCGACCCGCTCACCGGTATCACCGCCGCAGCCGCCGGCTGGCAGGCGTGGCGTTCCGGCCGCGGCGGACGCATGGTATTCTCGATGAGCGGGATCGTTCGGGATGCCATAGCCGCCGAACGTGCGGCGGACAGGAACCGCTTCTTCCGGGAGCTGAATGACTGGGCGGCGGCGCATGGGCGTCGCTTCCCGGCAGTCGGCGAACGCGTCCCGGCCGGCCCCCTGCGCGATATCGGAGCAGACAACGCGGCGTGGCTGCCGTGCTGA
- a CDS encoding amidohydrolase family protein, producing MAAVLIRNAEVWGLGPADLRLADGVIRSVGKLQPLAGEPVLDAAGGALLPGLHDHHLHLASAAVRRQSVVCGPPEVTTAEQLAQRILSVPGDGWIRGILYHDSVMGLPDAQALDRMVRDRPLRIQHRSGRMWLLNSLALQNLLALSPPPAGLEREAGHYTGHLFDEDTWLRRTLNASPPPLGDISRELARFGVTGLTDMSPSNTPETLDWFSAAQASGQLRQHLLMAGTLELARGPAKLHLHENALPDFDEVLAFIRTAHGLGRPLAVHCTTETELVFTLAALEAAGTMPGDRIEHAGIATDDHIARIADMGLAVVSQPHFIAERGDQYRADVEPAQVPLLYRLASFKRAGVTLAAGSDAPFGSLDPWAAMRAAVTRRTPSGAVIGPDEALTPEEALALYLADPEDLSRLRTISEGTRADLCLLRTGWAEARERLDASIVRATFIAGDLVHQSPFEGGAG from the coding sequence GTGGCTGCCGTGCTGATCCGCAATGCCGAAGTCTGGGGACTGGGCCCCGCAGACCTTCGTCTTGCCGATGGCGTGATCCGGTCGGTCGGCAAGTTGCAGCCCCTCGCCGGCGAGCCAGTTCTCGATGCTGCCGGGGGTGCCTTGCTGCCGGGACTGCACGATCATCACCTTCACCTCGCCTCGGCTGCCGTGCGGCGCCAGTCGGTCGTCTGCGGCCCGCCTGAGGTCACGACGGCAGAGCAACTGGCCCAGCGGATTCTCTCCGTTCCAGGCGATGGCTGGATCAGGGGCATTCTCTATCACGACAGCGTCATGGGCCTTCCGGACGCGCAGGCGCTTGACCGGATGGTGCGTGATCGGCCGCTGCGCATCCAGCACCGTTCCGGACGCATGTGGCTGCTCAACTCGCTGGCGCTCCAAAACCTGCTTGCCCTCTCCCCGCCTCCGGCCGGGCTGGAACGCGAAGCCGGGCATTATACCGGCCACCTGTTCGATGAAGACACCTGGCTGCGCCGGACGCTTAACGCCAGTCCGCCGCCGCTTGGCGACATCTCCCGCGAACTCGCACGCTTTGGCGTAACCGGGCTGACCGATATGTCGCCATCGAACACCCCGGAGACGCTTGACTGGTTCTCCGCCGCACAGGCTTCCGGCCAGCTGCGCCAGCACCTGCTGATGGCAGGCACGCTGGAGCTGGCGCGCGGCCCGGCAAAGCTGCACCTGCACGAAAACGCCCTGCCCGATTTCGACGAGGTCCTGGCCTTCATCCGCACCGCGCACGGGCTCGGCAGGCCGCTGGCGGTCCACTGCACGACCGAGACAGAGCTGGTCTTCACCCTCGCCGCCCTCGAAGCGGCTGGAACCATGCCGGGCGACCGGATCGAACACGCGGGCATCGCCACTGACGACCATATCGCCCGCATCGCGGACATGGGCCTTGCCGTGGTCAGCCAGCCGCATTTCATTGCCGAGCGGGGTGACCAATACCGGGCGGACGTGGAGCCGGCGCAGGTGCCGCTACTCTACCGGCTTGCCTCTTTCAAGCGGGCCGGCGTGACGCTGGCGGCAGGCAGCGACGCGCCGTTCGGGTCGCTGGATCCTTGGGCAGCCATGCGCGCGGCAGTTACGCGGCGCACTCCTTCCGGTGCAGTGATCGGACCGGACGAGGCACTTACGCCCGAGGAGGCGCTTGCGCTCTACCTTGCCGACCCGGAAGACCTCTCGCGCCTCAGGACCATATCCGAAGGGACGCGGGCAGACCTTTGCCTCCTCCGCACAGGCTGGGCCGAGGCCCGCGAGCGGCTTGATGCATCAATCGTCCGCGCGACTTTCATCGCCGGTGATCTCGTCCACCAGTCCCCATTCGAGGGCGGTGCGGGCTGA
- a CDS encoding enoyl-CoA hydratase/isomerase family protein encodes MPFIETIVPANRLWHAQASLDSACLFVEWTPDCDWSDRIVLPQTPVILIGDAPEPLASAVDCRVRDRAAAENLYAAISANPLAARVIVDLLRSLPGMSLTDGLTMESLAYGVLQGSGEFARWLEGRPRPLADMPEGNVLAERHEEVLTLTFDRAAAGNAIDRPMRDALNTMLQLAVVDDTIEQVLVRARGKAFSLGADLGEFGTTRDPAQAHAIRSQTLPARWAAGCGHKMEVHIDGACVGAGLELAAYARRITATSRAWFQLPELAMGLLPGAGGCVSLTRRIGHQRTCEMILSGRRISARTALEWGLVDEITGDESRADD; translated from the coding sequence ATGCCTTTCATCGAGACCATCGTTCCGGCCAATCGGCTCTGGCATGCGCAAGCATCGCTGGACTCAGCGTGCCTGTTCGTGGAATGGACGCCCGATTGCGATTGGTCCGACCGAATCGTCCTTCCGCAGACTCCCGTAATTCTCATCGGCGATGCCCCCGAACCCTTGGCCAGTGCGGTCGATTGTCGCGTCAGGGACCGGGCCGCAGCCGAGAATCTCTATGCAGCCATTTCCGCCAATCCGCTGGCAGCGCGGGTAATCGTTGACTTGCTCCGCAGCTTGCCCGGCATGTCGCTGACCGATGGCCTGACGATGGAATCGCTGGCCTATGGCGTGTTGCAGGGCAGCGGCGAATTTGCCCGCTGGCTGGAGGGTCGCCCGCGGCCGCTTGCCGATATGCCCGAAGGCAATGTCCTGGCCGAACGGCATGAGGAAGTGCTCACCCTCACGTTCGACCGTGCGGCGGCAGGCAATGCCATCGACCGTCCGATGCGGGATGCCCTTAACACCATGCTGCAGCTGGCCGTGGTGGACGATACGATCGAACAGGTTCTGGTCAGGGCGCGGGGGAAGGCCTTTTCACTGGGGGCCGATCTTGGCGAATTCGGCACCACCCGCGATCCGGCGCAGGCTCATGCTATCCGTAGCCAGACCTTGCCGGCGCGCTGGGCCGCCGGTTGCGGGCACAAGATGGAAGTCCATATCGACGGTGCCTGCGTGGGTGCCGGGCTGGAGCTTGCAGCCTATGCCCGCCGGATCACGGCAACGTCGCGCGCCTGGTTCCAGCTGCCGGAACTGGCGATGGGCCTGCTGCCCGGCGCGGGCGGCTGCGTTTCGCTTACCCGGCGGATCGGGCACCAGCGCACCTGCGAGATGATCCTGTCCGGCCGCAGGATTTCAGCCCGCACCGCCCTCGAATGGGGACTGGTGGACGAGATCACCGGCGATGAAAGTCGCGCGGACGATTGA
- a CDS encoding helix-turn-helix domain-containing protein, translating into MASVSNSSNKAKIAKRVIEVLDYFDDDHREATVMDIVRRYNRPQSSTSELLSSLVDLGLLYKDPYSRSYSLSPRAALLGTNGQSGMARDGRIVRLIDRLAAQTGLAVALYGMVGLNAQIVSWRSGSRQGQGKQRALYGGMQEPLLESAVGWLMLSTIPQPRRDGVLRRLIAEAADDRKVPFADLSTRVVQCADTGVGIGQAGFGTGAEMVTVLLPDQPEDHPMAIALVYAPDSQISTESLAGCIRDSIAHCLLGEEAAPASLEAVPHAA; encoded by the coding sequence ATGGCATCGGTCTCGAACTCGTCCAACAAGGCAAAAATTGCCAAGCGCGTTATCGAAGTGTTGGATTATTTCGACGACGACCATCGCGAAGCAACGGTGATGGATATCGTGCGGCGCTACAACCGTCCGCAATCGAGCACCTCCGAGCTGCTTTCGAGCCTGGTTGACCTGGGCCTGCTCTACAAGGATCCCTATTCCCGCTCCTACAGCCTCAGCCCGCGCGCCGCGCTGCTGGGCACCAACGGCCAGTCCGGCATGGCCCGTGACGGTCGTATCGTTCGCCTGATCGATCGCCTTGCCGCCCAGACCGGCCTGGCTGTCGCGCTCTACGGCATGGTCGGCCTCAACGCGCAGATCGTTTCGTGGCGTTCGGGTTCGCGTCAGGGCCAGGGGAAGCAGCGCGCGCTTTACGGCGGCATGCAGGAGCCGCTGCTCGAATCCGCCGTGGGTTGGCTGATGCTTTCGACGATCCCGCAGCCGCGCCGCGATGGTGTGCTGCGTCGCCTGATCGCCGAGGCTGCCGATGACCGCAAGGTTCCCTTCGCTGATCTCAGCACCCGCGTGGTGCAATGCGCCGATACCGGCGTGGGCATCGGCCAGGCCGGATTCGGCACCGGTGCGGAAATGGTAACGGTGCTGCTGCCGGACCAGCCGGAAGATCACCCGATGGCGATCGCGCTGGTCTATGCGCCTGACAGCCAGATCAGCACGGAAAGCCTTGCCGGCTGCATCCGCGATTCGATCGCGCATTGCCTGCTGGGCGAGGAAGCAGCCCCGGCCAGCCTCGAAGCGGTCCCCCACGCCGCCTGA
- a CDS encoding DUF2889 domain-containing protein, whose translation MTLPVDQQPGFRRRFHVLPSQRSVTSRLEDDVHRMAVTLEHDGERVTAVTALTERAPWNICPGAVAKLEADWLGVPLERQERALDKKANCTHLFDLAELALRHVHDAGETLYEIYVSDPVDGVNELLLRRNGEDRQHWQAKDDVVSSPEAAAGLPLIGLRSWITTLSGDARAEARMLQWAGLVAHGRLIPWETEKTLRALPGSCFASQPERYDQCERVGDRVDFSTEGARAPLGDIG comes from the coding sequence ATGACCCTGCCTGTCGACCAGCAGCCCGGCTTCCGCCGCCGCTTTCACGTACTGCCATCCCAGCGTTCGGTCACCTCGAGGCTGGAGGATGACGTTCACCGCATGGCGGTGACGCTGGAGCACGATGGAGAGCGGGTGACGGCGGTGACAGCGCTGACGGAACGCGCGCCCTGGAACATATGCCCGGGTGCGGTCGCGAAACTGGAAGCGGACTGGCTGGGGGTGCCGCTCGAACGGCAGGAACGGGCGCTCGACAAGAAGGCGAACTGCACGCACCTGTTCGATCTCGCCGAGCTGGCGCTGCGCCATGTCCACGATGCCGGCGAGACGCTCTACGAGATTTACGTTTCCGATCCGGTTGATGGCGTCAACGAGCTGCTGCTGCGCCGCAATGGCGAGGACCGGCAGCACTGGCAGGCGAAGGACGATGTCGTGTCATCGCCGGAAGCTGCCGCAGGGCTGCCTCTGATCGGTTTGCGATCCTGGATCACCACCCTGTCGGGTGATGCGCGGGCGGAAGCGCGGATGCTGCAATGGGCGGGGCTGGTGGCGCATGGGCGGCTGATTCCGTGGGAAACGGAAAAGACGCTTCGCGCCTTGCCTGGCAGCTGCTTTGCCAGCCAGCCGGAACGCTATGACCAGTGCGAGAGGGTTGGCGACCGGGTCGATTTCAGCACCGAGGGCGCCCGTGCGCCGCTCGGTGATATAGGCTGA
- a CDS encoding coniferyl-alcohol dehydrogenase, with product MSDVLGYAGKRVIVTGCFSGMGEATAKLLIDLGAEVHGFDYKDSTLPLASFTKVDLRDAASIEAGIAGLGGGRIDALFNCAGLPNGSFDPMDVMKVNFIGLRHLTEQVLPLMGEGSAIANIASTGGLGWSRNIPTNMEFVTTKGWQAAVDWCAGHMDVVREGYAFSKENVIVWTQFMGAHLIKKGIRINCTLPSPTQTPMMADFHKNSGKDVVDAAAEPLGRYSTPYEQAAPLVWLNSPFATIVNGVVLPVDGGFMGGIPTGQIDLSKMMRRADS from the coding sequence GTGAGCGATGTTCTGGGCTACGCCGGCAAGCGGGTTATTGTCACCGGGTGCTTTTCGGGCATGGGCGAGGCGACGGCCAAGCTGCTGATCGACCTTGGTGCCGAAGTGCACGGTTTCGACTACAAGGACAGCACCCTTCCCCTCGCCAGCTTCACCAAGGTGGACCTGCGCGATGCCGCCTCGATCGAAGCGGGCATTGCCGGCCTTGGCGGCGGACGCATCGATGCTCTGTTCAACTGCGCCGGCCTGCCCAATGGTTCGTTCGATCCGATGGACGTGATGAAGGTGAACTTTATCGGCCTGCGCCACCTGACCGAGCAGGTCCTGCCGCTGATGGGTGAAGGCAGCGCCATCGCCAACATCGCCTCCACCGGCGGCCTCGGCTGGAGCCGCAACATCCCCACCAACATGGAATTCGTCACCACCAAGGGCTGGCAGGCCGCGGTGGACTGGTGCGCGGGTCACATGGACGTGGTGCGCGAAGGTTATGCCTTCTCCAAGGAAAACGTGATCGTCTGGACCCAGTTCATGGGCGCCCACCTGATCAAGAAGGGCATCCGCATCAACTGCACCCTGCCCTCGCCCACCCAGACGCCGATGATGGCCGACTTCCACAAGAACTCGGGCAAGGACGTGGTCGACGCCGCAGCCGAACCGCTGGGCCGCTATTCGACGCCTTATGAACAGGCCGCACCGCTGGTCTGGCTCAACAGCCCCTTCGCGACGATCGTCAACGGCGTGGTCCTGCCGGTTGACGGCGGCTTCATGGGCGGCATTCCCACCGGCCAGATCGACCTTTCGAAGATGATGCGCCGGGCGGATTCCTGA
- a CDS encoding TonB-dependent receptor domain-containing protein, with product MIRSALMAATMLSFSGTALAQDADEDSGTEKSKEIVVTGTLIRGVAPGGSQTIAVGAEQIQATGAANTSDLLASVPAAGNFLSFVGVRGSSNFSLAVNRPSLRYLGNTSGSTATTLLLLNGHRLPGMGINQTTADLDAIAAGAIERVEIVTDGGSSTYGSDAVGGVINFITRKEFDGVEAKGSYGLGNYGGYQQANAAITVGKKWDGVSAFVSYDFAWHNELYGADLPFSQNRDWINNAPAELACTVGSIQNAGNTYALPGLAKGLGNRCDNTELQTAYPRETKHSVYASLSIDHGGPVSFMVTGFYVNRKNVSDAGPLLATGTSVPATSPFYIPITGVTGAEVFQYNFSPVFGNHTYQTTKLESWGFTPSAKISLGSNWQLNVLANYGRGRSDFIGQQINPTPINTAAAAGTFNPANLTAATNTATLAAAADWYQFGKATNELMNFRAVMDGTLLSLPAGEVKLAVGGELMWESYKGSQSRTTTFAGIATSPLLKKTRDVRAVFGELSIPLLGEDMGVFHSLVLTASGRYDDYSDFGDTFNPKLGLTFEPVDWIKLRGTWGKAFQAPGLSDLAQAAAPTINVLPLSVRPFVKPGLTPGTTDRNILYVIGGTKLPLSPQTAKTWSAGFDVKPPVIPGLSFGMTYYNINYEGSISIYPIFDPNYYTNFPDQVVTYDQGIAAIQARVNELNALVDPAVATARLASLPLGLQSIYAVMDGRSTNLGSIKTAGFDFYVREQLDTSFGNVYLDASGTYITKFLTQSYKGGPVTDSRLTNFTKLRLATTLGANIGNLKAQVTWQHSQGYKTVPTAANLNQQSVDSFNVFNLFMNYAFKGDGALKDASISLNVDNLLNQAPPLFRGAGNSVYGFANGWTLGRVVKLGVSKKF from the coding sequence ATGATCAGGTCTGCCCTGATGGCAGCGACGATGCTGAGCTTCAGTGGAACGGCACTGGCTCAGGATGCCGACGAAGATAGCGGCACCGAAAAATCCAAGGAAATCGTTGTTACCGGCACGCTGATCCGCGGCGTTGCACCGGGCGGTTCGCAAACGATTGCCGTGGGTGCAGAACAGATCCAGGCGACCGGCGCGGCGAATACGTCGGACCTGCTTGCCTCGGTTCCCGCAGCCGGCAACTTCCTCTCCTTCGTCGGCGTACGCGGCTCGTCGAACTTCTCGCTGGCGGTGAACCGCCCCTCGCTGCGCTATCTCGGCAACACCTCGGGCAGCACGGCAACCACCCTGCTGCTGCTTAACGGCCATCGCCTGCCCGGCATGGGCATCAACCAGACCACGGCTGACCTTGACGCGATCGCGGCCGGCGCGATCGAGCGCGTGGAAATCGTCACCGATGGCGGTTCGTCCACTTATGGTTCGGACGCGGTCGGCGGCGTGATCAACTTCATCACCCGCAAGGAATTCGACGGCGTGGAAGCCAAGGGCAGCTATGGCCTGGGCAATTACGGCGGGTACCAGCAGGCCAACGCCGCGATTACCGTGGGCAAGAAGTGGGACGGCGTTTCTGCCTTCGTCTCCTATGACTTTGCCTGGCACAACGAGCTTTACGGCGCTGACCTGCCGTTCTCGCAGAACCGCGACTGGATCAACAATGCCCCGGCGGAACTGGCCTGTACGGTCGGCTCCATCCAGAATGCCGGTAACACCTATGCCCTTCCCGGCCTCGCCAAAGGCCTGGGCAACCGCTGCGACAACACCGAACTGCAGACCGCCTATCCGCGCGAAACCAAGCATTCGGTCTATGCCAGCCTGTCGATCGATCATGGCGGGCCGGTCAGCTTCATGGTCACCGGTTTCTACGTGAACCGCAAGAACGTGTCGGATGCCGGCCCGCTGCTTGCAACCGGCACCTCCGTCCCGGCAACCAGCCCCTTCTACATTCCGATTACCGGCGTGACCGGGGCTGAAGTGTTCCAGTACAATTTCTCGCCGGTTTTCGGCAACCACACCTACCAGACGACCAAGCTGGAATCGTGGGGATTCACGCCTTCGGCAAAGATCAGCCTGGGCAGCAACTGGCAACTTAACGTCCTTGCCAACTATGGCCGCGGGCGGAGCGATTTCATCGGCCAGCAGATCAACCCCACGCCGATCAACACCGCTGCTGCTGCGGGAACCTTCAACCCGGCGAATCTGACCGCGGCAACCAACACCGCGACGCTCGCCGCGGCAGCTGACTGGTACCAGTTCGGCAAGGCGACGAACGAGCTGATGAACTTCCGCGCCGTGATGGACGGCACCCTGCTCTCGCTGCCTGCGGGTGAGGTCAAGCTGGCGGTTGGCGGCGAACTGATGTGGGAATCCTACAAGGGCTCGCAGTCGCGCACGACGACCTTCGCGGGGATCGCCACTTCGCCATTGCTGAAGAAGACGCGCGACGTGCGCGCCGTGTTCGGCGAATTGTCCATCCCGCTGCTGGGCGAAGACATGGGCGTGTTCCACAGCCTCGTCCTCACGGCATCGGGCCGTTACGACGACTATTCGGACTTCGGCGACACCTTCAACCCGAAGCTGGGGCTGACCTTCGAGCCGGTTGACTGGATCAAGCTGCGCGGCACATGGGGCAAGGCATTCCAGGCCCCGGGGCTTTCCGATCTTGCCCAGGCTGCGGCGCCGACGATCAACGTCCTGCCCTTGTCCGTCCGGCCCTTCGTCAAGCCCGGCCTGACCCCGGGAACGACCGACCGCAACATCCTTTACGTGATCGGCGGCACGAAGCTTCCGCTGAGCCCGCAGACCGCCAAGACCTGGTCGGCCGGCTTTGACGTGAAGCCACCGGTGATCCCCGGCCTGTCGTTCGGGATGACCTATTACAACATCAATTACGAAGGCTCGATCTCGATCTATCCGATCTTCGACCCGAACTATTACACCAACTTCCCCGATCAGGTCGTGACCTACGATCAGGGCATTGCCGCAATCCAGGCCCGCGTGAACGAGCTGAATGCCCTGGTCGATCCGGCCGTGGCGACAGCGCGACTGGCTTCGCTTCCGCTCGGACTGCAGAGCATCTATGCGGTGATGGACGGTCGCTCGACCAACCTGGGTTCGATCAAGACTGCCGGCTTCGACTTCTATGTCCGCGAGCAGCTGGATACGAGCTTCGGCAACGTCTATCTCGACGCATCGGGAACCTACATCACCAAGTTCCTGACCCAGTCGTACAAGGGTGGCCCGGTTACCGACTCGCGGCTGACCAACTTCACCAAACTGCGCCTGGCAACAACGCTGGGTGCCAACATCGGCAACCTCAAGGCGCAGGTGACCTGGCAGCACTCGCAGGGCTACAAGACCGTGCCCACGGCCGCCAACCTGAACCAGCAGTCGGTGGATTCGTTCAACGTCTTCAACCTGTTCATGAACTACGCGTTCAAAGGCGATGGAGCGCTGAAGGACGCCTCGATCTCCTTGAACGTCGACAACCTGCTTAACCAGGCCCCGCCGCTGTTCCGCGGTGCCGGCAACTCGGTCTACGGCTTCGCCAA